From one Rosa rugosa chromosome 4, drRosRugo1.1, whole genome shotgun sequence genomic stretch:
- the LOC133744150 gene encoding uncharacterized protein LOC133744150, producing MGDEKVKAEALELLGMFQVLPRLVVFDLDYTLWPFYCECRSKREMPSLYPQARGILYALKERGIDLAIASRSPTPDIAKTFLDKLSIKSMFVAQEIFSSWTHKTDHFQKIHSRTGVPFNSMLFFDDENRNIQAVSKMGVTSILVNKGVNVGALRQGLTKYSENVNISEKNKQKWRTKFSQSSNSSKKNESEDK from the exons ATGGGGGACGAGAAGGTGAAGGCAGAGGCTTTAGAGTTACTGGGAATGTTCCAAGTGCTTCCCAGATTGGTTGTCTTCGATCTTGATTACACTCTTTGGCCTTTCTATTG CGAATGTCGCTCCAAACGTGAAATGCCATCATTGTATCCCCAGGCTAGAGGCATACTGTATGCATTGAAGGAAAGAGGGATCGATCTTGCCATTGCTTCCAGGTCACCAACTCCAGATATAGCAAAGACATTTCTTGACAAATTGAGCATCAAGTCAATGTTTGTAGCTCAG GAGATCTTTTCAAGTTGGACACACAAGACCGATCATTTCCAGAAAATTCACTCAAGGACTGGGGTCCCCTTTAATTCAATGCTTTTCTTTGATGATGAGAACAGGAACATCCAAGCG GTTTCAAAGATGGGTGTAACGAGCATTTTGGTAAACAAAGGAGTAAATGTTGGAGCGTTGAGGCAAGGTCTTACAAAATACTCTGAAAATGTGAACATATCTGAAAAGAACAAGCAGAAATGGCGCACAAAGTTCTCCCAAAGTTCAAATTCATCAAAGAAGAATGAGAGTGAAGATAAATGA
- the LOC133706550 gene encoding LOW QUALITY PROTEIN: uncharacterized protein At4g38062-like (The sequence of the model RefSeq protein was modified relative to this genomic sequence to represent the inferred CDS: inserted 3 bases in 2 codons; deleted 1 base in 1 codon), with protein sequence MENVYKELDNVKAEMERLKAELRVEKGISDTLKKSHSEQLIKFQQAKREVEKQTQELNVKLDEISQVRKVSETLQSCLHEKESSLRHLSSLHEKLRADRELKLKKLEGENKELAFAFDEVSEKNKELEQNACASSREIEGLKRRLLTTESKCYEAEQKAQAAKDLRQRDDIIMNLEEENRNAQDQLKWKKEQFKHLEEAHRRLQDQFKLNKDEWERGKSALLEEISLLQTSLDSKTRILKDVQKRLEMCNQALAREESMRKFLEVEISEFKSRYEDVFAQCQQERSKFESLTVQRDEEIAKLRNSIGTRDTSTKEMEIRIAHLEQENLELRESLKELQESQIRNAGATSLTKLRNKLRGLEQAHSNCSRNLKAKESEWSSQIEKMKGDINGYNSELKGNEKQMQETQLELESCHSMIEVLSEEIMILLTIFKSEFLEAFSKKSYPNAEVELCDEMDDKISVLTKQLEMKDCELRKVLLELEQEHERVEILMKRVRSLELTEQRQNNMEEELQQHKKMLKESSERQLYLKDQFVLIEGEKRDISETLEKVNLELAEKICEISRLEDELKSWKSSPESLKICCEENQEKCRQIEDSIPVQTKNEEILKNERESLISIIKEKXSTLEVLQQQIVLLAAAVAAKNEEVEARTQXTENLIQNAKDKDSCIENLHKDISQLEQECIRREMEATILARFDAEKCVGRDKERLFKVISEKDQNIQSLEVYAVSLEQDLTTVLTSSFAEVVENLVSIDVLTEALKKAKHMSELQVEDRNKRIVDLEKEVTGSRQRLIHQEEALFHLKQQVEELEALLEAKKLETNKVMVELRISEGIVKQLEYEKAILLQDTTKLSKERGHIFVHLEEFCDRIGELTYEDTRMMDVLETMLQGFKEEVGPPVGLTVNNLLYDSTQENESTTISASARKIEASAGRLPLKEMNHRQLY encoded by the exons ATGGAGAATGTTTATAAAGAATTAGACAATGTCAAAGCAGAGATGGAGAGGCTCAAGGCTGAGCTTCGGGTTGAGAAGGGAATTTCTGACACTTTGAAGAAATCTCACAGTGAGCAGCTGATCAAGTTTCAACAAGCTAAGCGGGAGGTTGAGAAACAAACTCAAGAGCTAAATGTCAAGCTTGATGAAATTTCTCAAGTAAGGAAAGTCTCTGAAACCCTCCAATCTTGTTTGCATGAAAAAGAATCATCTCTTAGGCATTTGAGTTCTTTGCATGAAAAGCTCCGAGCTGATCGTGAGCTGAAGCTGAAAAAACTGGAAGGAGAGAATAAAGAATTGGCATTTGCGTTTGATGAAGTTtcagaaaaaaacaaagaactGGAGCAGAATGCTTGTGCCAGTAGTCGGGAGATTGAGGGCCTTAAGAGACGCTTATTGACTACAGAAAGCAAGTGTTACGAGGCAGAGCAAAAGGCCCAAGCAGCCAAAGATCTGAGGCAGAGAGATGATATAATAATGAACTTAGAGGAGGAGAATAGAAATGCTCAAGATCAattgaaatggaagaaagaGCAGTTTAAACATCTTGAAGAAGCACATAGAAGGCTACAAGATCAGTTTAAGTTGAATAAAGATGAGTGGGAGAGGGGCAAATCAGCCCTTCTTGAAGAGATCTCTTTGTTGCAGACAAGCTTGGATTCCAAAACTAGAATTCTTAAAGATGTCCAAAAACGTTTAGAGATGTGCAACCAAGCTTTAGCTCGTGAAGAAAGTATGAGGAAGTTTTTGGAGGTTGAAATATCCGAATTCAAATCACGTTATGAGGATGTCTTTGCTCAGTGCCAACAAGAAAGGTCAAAGTTTGAAAGCTTAACTGTTCAAAGGGATGAAGAGATTGCGAAGCTAAGAAACTCAATTGGAACAAGAGATACATCAACAAAAGAAATGGAAATCAGAATTGCTCACCTTGAGCAAGAGAATCTGGAATTAAGAGAATCTCTTAAAGAGCTGCAGGAATCTCAGATCAGAAATGCTGGGGCCACTTCACTCACAAAGCTGCGGAACAAGCTTAGGGGCTTGGAGCAGGCACACAGTAACTGTTCCAGAAATTTGAAAGCAAAAGAATCTGAATGGAGTTCCCAAATAGAGAAGATGAAAGGAGATATAAATGGGTATAACTCTGAGTTGAAGGGTAACGAGAAACAAATGCAGGAAACTCAGTTGGAGCTAGAGAGCTGTCATTCTATGATCGAGGTTTTAAGTGAAGAGATTATGATACTACTTACAATCTTCAAATCAGAATTCTTGGAGGCTTTCTCCAAAAAATCTTATCCAAATGCTGAAGTGGAGCTGTGTGACGAAATGGATGACAAGATCTCTGTACTTACAAAACAGTTGGAAATGAAAGACTGTGAATTAAGAAAAGTTCTTCTTGAGCTTGAACAAGAACACGAACGAGTAGAAATATTGATGAAGAGGGTAAGGTCCTTGGAACTTACTGAACAGAGGCAGAATAACATGGAGGAGGAGCttcaacaacat aaaaaaatgctCAAGGAGTCGTCTGAACGTCAACTTTACCTGAAAGACCAATTTGTGCTGATTGAAGGGGAGAAACGAGATATTTCTGAGACTTTAGAAAAGGTGAATCTTGAGTTGGCCGAGAAAATTTGTGAAATAAGTCGATTAGAAGACGAATTAAAGAGTTGGAAGTCTAGTCCTGAAAGCTTGAAAATTTGCTgtgaagaaaatcaagaaaaatgtcGACAAATAGAGGATTCAATCCCTGTACAAACAAAGAATGAAGAAATCCTTAAGAATGAGAGAGAAAGCCTCATCTCCATTATCAAAGAGA ACAGTACACTTGAAGTTCTGCAGCAGCAGATAGTCCTATTAGCAGCTGCAGTAGCAGCAAAGAATGAGGAAGTGGAAGCCCGCACACA GACAGAGAACCTTATCCAAAATGCAAAGGACAAGGATAGCTGCATAGAAAATCTCCACAAAGATATCTCACAGCTGGAACAAGAGTGCATAAGAAGAGAAATGGAAGCGACAATTCTTGCAAGGTTTGATGCAGAGAAATGTGTTGGACGAGATAAAGAGAGGCTTTTCAAGGTTATCAGTGAGAAAGATCAGAACATACAAAGTCTTGAGGTATATGCAGTATCATTAGAGCAAGACTTGACTACTGTTTTAACTTCCTCCTTTGCTGAAGTTGTAGAAAATCTGGTTTCAATTGATGTGCTTACTGAAGCTTTGAAGAAGGCCAAGCATATGTCAGAGCTACAGGTTGAAGACAGGAAcaaaagaattgttgatttggAGAAAGAAGTAACTGGTTCGCGCCAAAGATTGATACATCAGGAGGAAGCCTTGTTCCATCTTAAACAACAGGTAGAGGAACTTGAAGCATTATTGGAAGCCAAGAAACTGGAAACCAATAAGGTGATGGTTGAACTGAGGATTTCGGAAGGCATAGTCAAGCAGCTTGAATATGAAAAAGCTATCCTCCTTCAAGACACCACAAAGCTATCAAAAGAAAGAGGGCATATTTTTGTTCATCTTGAAGAATTTTGTGATCGTATCGGTGAGCTCACTTATGAGGATACAAGGATGATGGATGTTTTAGAAACAATGCTGCAAGGATTTAAGGAAGAGGTTGGACCACCAGTGGGTTTAACAGTCAATAATTTGCTCTATGATTCTACCCAAGAGAATGAAAGCACTACGATTTCTGCGTCAGCAAGAAAAATTGAAGCTAGTGCTGGAAGATTACCACTGAAAGAGATGAATCATCGGCAGCTATACTGA